Within Massilia endophytica, the genomic segment GCGCTGAAGTGCGAGATGCAGGCGAGCTCCGAGGAATACTCCATCGTGCTGCGCAAGGAGCTCACCTCGCAGATCGTGCACGACCTGTGCCGCGATATCGCCGTGGTGGATGGAAAGAACGGCCCCGAGCTGGGCTACCGCAGCATGGCGCTGCTGGCCAAGGGTCTCAAGACCTTGCTGTGGAAAGCCATCCTGCGCAAGAAGGACGTGCAGCTGTACGAGAAGCGCGGCGAGAAGATCATCCGCGGCCTGTTCGAAGTGCTGACGGACACCCGCTACAACCGCGACAACATCCTCCTCCCGCCCGAGCTGCGCTGCCTGAAGGATTCGCGCGAGCGCCTCGTCATCGACTACATCTCCGGCATGATGGATTCATACGCGGCGCAGGAGTACGAAAAATACTTTGGCAAGGGCTCGCTGGACGCCATCTACTGAGTCAGTGCGCGGCCACCCGCACCGTGCGCGGCGCTGCCGCCGCGGCGCGTGGATTGAGGCGGTCAAGGCGGCCGCTCAGCGCCGTCAGGCCGAATGCGCCCAGCACCACCAGCGCCCCGATCCAGCCCGTGTGCACCAGGCCAAGGTGTTCGACGATATGGCCGCCGCCCCATGCGCCGCCCGCGATGCCGAGATTGAAGGCGGCGATATTCAGGCCGGAGGCCACATCCACCGCGCGCGGCGTGAAGTGCTCCGCCTGCTGCACCACATACACCTGCAGGCCCGCCACATTGCCGAAGGCGACAGCGCCCCACAGCAGCACAGTGGCCAGCACAAGCCACTGGTTCGGCGCAGTGAAGGTCAGCGCCAGCAGCACGGCGGCCAGGCCGAGGAAGATAATCTTCAGCGCGCCGATGGGGCCGCGCCGGTCCGCCAGCTTGCCGCCCCAGATATTCCCCACCGCGACGGACACACCGTACACCAGCATGACCAGGCCCACCGCGTTGGCGCTGAAGCCAGACACGCGTTCGAGAATCGGCGCCAGGTAGGTGAAAGCGATGAAGGAGCCGCCGTAACCCACCGCCGTCATGGCATAGACCAGCAGAAGGCGCGGCTGCGCCAGCACCTTCACCTGCTGCATCAGCGAAGCCGGTTTGCTGTGATGGATATTCGAGGGCACGAAGAGCAGGCTGCCGATAAAGGCGATCACGCCCAGCGCGGACACGGCGAGGAAGGTCTGGCGCCAGCCGAAGTGCTGGCCGATGAAAGTCCCGAGGGGCACGCCCGTCACCAGCGCCACGGTGAGGCCGGTGAACATGATGGCGATGGCGCTCGCGGCCTTCTCCTTCGGCACCAGCGAGGTGGCGATGGTGGAGCCGATGGAGAAGAACACGCCGTGCGCAAGGCCGGTGAGGATGCGCGCGGCGATCAGCGACTCGTAGCCCGGCGCCTGCCAGGCCAGCAGGTTACCGGCGGTGAACAGCACCATCAGCGAAAGCAGCAGCAGCTTGCGTGGCATCTTGCCGGTGAGCGCAGTCAGGACGGGCGCGCCGACGGCCACGCCCATCGCATACAGGCTCACAAGGAGTCCGGCCGATGGCAGGGAAACGGCAAGGTCATTGGCAATGGTGGGGATCAGGCCGACGATGACGAACTCCGTCGTCCCGATGGCGAAGGCGCTGATGGTCAGCGCGAGCAAGGCAATTGGCATGGCTAAACTCCTGTAAAGTTAACGCCATGCAGTATCCCCAAGTTCTTTGTTTCGAAAAATACAGGCTCAAGCAGAAGAATTTTGATTCAGCCGCAATAATCCATGAGTTCCGAAGCGCTTGCCCTCCTCCTCGTCCGTGAAATGCCCTATGGGAAGTACAAGGGCCGCAAGCTGGCGGATCTACCGGGCCACTACCTTGGCTGGATGGCCCGCGAAGGCTTCCCGAAAGGCGAACTGGGCGCCCTGCTCGCCCTGATGTACGAGCTCGATCACAACAACCTGCGCCCCCTGCTCGCCCCGCTGAAACGCTAGACAAGCTCAGCGGCAATTGTGAGATCGCCTTATTGCTGTGTTACTTTTCACTGAGGGTTTGTCCTACAAGCTACTGTCCTGAGTTCTTATTAATATGTCCACGCCGGACGACTACCATGGTCGCTCCTTTACATGACTTGCGCAGCGCTGGTTTTACTGCTGTGGCAACAGGTCAGGTAAAGGATGTGCAATGTTCATCAATTTAAGGAGAGAACCATGGCATCATCGAATCAAGGCGGTAATCAAGGCAATCGTGGCGGTAACAAGCAATCCGGTCAGGGCGGCAACAATCAGAGCGGGGACACCAGTAACCGCGGCTTCGCTTCCATGGACCCGGAACGCCAGCGCGAAATCGCCAGCGAAGGGGGCAAGGCAGCACACGCCTCCGGCAATGCACACGAGTTCACTTCGGAAGAAGCTCGCCGTGCAGGCTCCATGAGCCACAAGAACGACGGTAATCGCCAAAGCGATTCCGACTCGGGTAACCGCGGCAGCAGCGGCGGTGGCAATTCTGCAGGCAGCGGTGGCGGCACTCGCGGTGGTACGCCTGAGCAACACGCGCAGGCTGGCCGTCAAAGCCACAAAAACGACGATAAGCGCTAAGCGCTGAGTCGACCGGCGCATAGGGCGCCACCGTTTCCTGCCTAAGGAAACACCCGTCAAAAGCCGCTCGTCAGAGCGGCTTTTGCATTGGGCGCCGCACGAACTGCGGCAGCGAGACCACGCCCGTGGTCAGCGCGCAGCCGCACAGGATCACCACGCAGCTCACGCCCATGCGCAGCGTGAATTCCTCGTGCAGGAAAAGCGTGCCCCACAGCACACCGAAAGCGGGAATCAGGAACAGCGCGCTCATGGCCCGCGATGCGCCGAGGCGCGTGATCAGGCCATAGAACAGCACATAGGCGAAGGTGGTGCACAGGGCGGCCAGCGCCAGCAAGGCGCCCCAGCCCTGCCAGGACGGCGCGTCGGACGGCCAGCCGATCACCGTGCCCGGCGCCAGCAGAACGGCGGCGAAGAACTGGCTGCCCGCCGCAATCGTCATCGGCTGCGCGCCCGAGAGGTAGCGCTTCGTGAAATTGCCGGTGAAGCCGTACAGCAGCGTCGCGCACAGGCAGGCCAGCGCCGCCATCAGGGTCGCGAACGCGTCCGACTGCATGTGCAGCTTGCCCGCCACCAGCATGAACACGCCGCCGAAGCCGATGGCCAGGCCCACAATGCGCTGTCTGCCCAGGGATTCGCCCAGCCAGAGGGCCGCAATCAGCGCCGCGAACAGGGGCGTGGTCGAACTGAGGATGGAGGAGAGCCCAGCCGAGATGTGCAGGGCCGCGTAGTTAAAGAGCAGGAAAGGCAGGGCCGCATTGGTCACGCCAACCAGCGCCACGCCCTTCCAGTAGCGGCGCAGGTCCGGCAGCAGGCCGCGCCACAGCACCAGCGGCAGCAGCATCAGCGATGCGAGCACCGCGCGCAGGCCCGCCATGGCCCAGGGACCGAAAGCCGGCGCCGCCACGCGGATGAAGAGATAGGAGGCTCCCCAGATCGCCGCCACCAGCACGAGCTGCATCATGTCGCTGCGCTTCATGCTACCGCCTTCACCGGCTGGCCGGGACGGGAATACACGCAGGCGACGCCTTCATAGGCGCGCTGCACCGCAGGCCGGGCGGCAATGGTTTCGAACCAGCGGCGCAGATTGGGGAAGTCGGCCAGCACCTGGCCATGCGGCGCATGGGGAACGATCCAGGGATAGCAGGCCATGTCGGCAATCGAGTATTCGCCTGCGATGAATTCGCGGCCTTCGAGCTGGCGGTCCAGCACACCGTACAGGCGCGCGGTTTCGCGCGTATAGCGGTTGATGGCGAATGGCACTTCCTCAGATGCGTAGACGCGGAAGTAGCCCGCCTGCCCCGCCATCGGGCCCAGCCCCGCCATCTGCCAGAACAGCCATTGCAGCGCTTCGCTGCGCGCGCGGGCCTGCCACGGCAGGCCGTAGCCGCATTTCTCCGCCAGATAGAGCAGCATGGCCCCGGATTCGAACATGGACAGCGGCTCGCCACCGCCAATCGGCGCGTTGTCGACCAGGGCCGGGATTTTCCCGTTGGGCGAGATGCGCAGGAACTCGGGCGTGTGCTGCTCGCCCTTGCTCAGGCTGAGCGTGCGCAGGCGGTAGGGCAGGCCCGCTTCTTCCAGATACACGCGGAGCTTCTGGCCGTTGGGGGTGGGGGCGTAATAGAGGTCGATCATGGCGTCCCTTTCAATGCAGTCGGGGACATTGTGCCGGGAATGCTGGCTCCATATAAGATCCAGCAGAGCGAAGTTTTATGGAGCCAGACTAGCGGGAACCGAAGGCCAGGCGCTTGCCTTCGCGCAGCATGCGCTCGAAGTCCGCCGCCGCCACGGGCTGGCTGAAGAGGTAGCCCTGAAGCTGGTCGCAGCCCAGCTCGCGGAGGAAGGCCATCTGCTCCACCGTTTCCACGCCCTCGGCCACGATCTCCTGGCGCAGCTGCTGGGCCATGGTGACGATGGCGCGCGCGATAGCGCAGTCGTTCTCCTCGTACGGCAGGCCGACCACGAAGGCGCGGTCGATCTTGAGGGTGCTGATGGGGAATTTCTTCAGGTAGGCCAGGCTGGAATAGCCGGTGCCGAAATCGTCCAGTGCCAGCGCCAGGCCCATGGCCACCAGCTCGTTCATGATGGCGATCACCGTTTCGGCGCCGCGCACCAGCAGGCTTTCCGTAATTTCGAGCATGATCTGCTCGGGATGCACCTGGTGCCGCTCCAGCACTTCGGCCATGCGCTCGGGCAGCGTGCGGTCGAACTGCCGCGCCGAGAGGTTCACGGCAATGGGCGGCATGATCAGGTTCGCGTCCTTCCACGCGCGGATCTGGCGGCAGGCCTCCTCCACCACCCAGTTGCCCAGATCGAGGATCAGGCCCGTTTCCTCGGCAACCGGAATGAAGACGCCGGGCGACACGAGGCCGCGCACGGGATGGCGCCAGCGCAGCAGCGCTTCGGCGCCCACGATACGGCCGCTGCGCAGGCTCACCTTCGGCTGGTAGTACAGCAGGAGTTCGTTGTTGGCCAGCGCGTCGCGCAGTTCGCTCTCGATGCGCAGGTGCTCCTTGGCGCGCTGGTTCATTTCTTCGCTGTAGAACAGCAGCGCCGCGTCCATGCCCTGCCCCGCCTTCGCCGTCGCCACCTCGGCGCCGCGCAGCAGGGAGGCCGCGTCCTGCGCATCCTCGGGATAGACGGCTATGCCAACGTTTGCACCCACCTGCAGGCTGTGATTGCCGATCACGATGGGCGCGGAGAGCGCGTCCACCAGCTTGCGCGCCACCAGGGCGGCGTGCTCGCGCTTCTCGATCTGCGGCAGCGCGATGGCGAACTTGCTGCCGTCCAGGCGCGCCAGGATATCGCCTTCGCGCAGCTTCAGGCGGAACATGCGGCCGATCTCCACCATTACTGCATTGCCCACCTCATGGCCAAGCGTGTCGCTGATCGCGCCCAGGCGCGCGACTTCCACCACCACCAGGGCGCCATGCGCCTGCGCGCGGCGCGCCTCGGCCATGGCCTGGCCCAGGAGCTGGAGCAGCAGGCCCTGGTTGGGCAGGCCGGTCAGGCTGTCGTAGTTGGCCATGCGCTGCATGCGCGCTTCGGCGTCCTTGTGCACGCTGATGTCGGAGAACAGCGAGAAGGTGTGCGTGATATTGCCCGCCTCGTCGCGCACCACGCTGATGGTCACGGACTGGGGAAAGAGCTCGCCGTTCTTGCGCTTGCCGATGATTTCGCCGCGCCAGGGGCCGGCGCCTTTCATGGCGCCGCGCACCTTGGCGCGGAACTCGGCATCGTGCACGCCGGAGCGCAGCAGGTCCGGCGTCTGGCCGATGGCCTCCGCCATGGTGTAGCCGGTGATGCGGGTGAAGGCGCCGTTGATGGAGACAATGCGTTCGCTCGAATCCGTGATCAGCACGCCCTGGTCGCTGTCTTCGATGATGCGGGCGTGCAGGTTGACCTTCTCCTGCTGCGTGAGCGCCTCGTTCACCTGCCGCAGCTTCACCAGCATGCCGAGGGGCTCGTGGCTTTCGTCATGCATCAGCGAGAGCGCGAGCTTGACCCAGATAACGTCGCCGGACTTCTTGCGGCGCCGGACTTCCGTGCCCTCGCTGCCGTCGTCCACGAACAGTTCGGCGATATTGCCTTCCTCGTCGTCGTCCGTATAGAGGAAGAGAATATGCTGGCCGATGGCTTCCTGGGCCGTGTAGCCGAACAGGCTTTCGGCGCCCCGGTTCCAGCTCGTGACATAGCCCGCGAGATCGAGCTCCAGCTCCGCCTGCGGCGCCGCATCGGCGGCCCCGGGAGCAGGCAGGGCGCGCATCCCTGCTAGGGTGTCTTCAAGTGATGCAAGCGTGCGTGCGAGCGCTTCGCCCTGCTGAGTGCGGGCGTCCCGGCTCAGGGCCAGACAGCGCTCTATCGCATTTTCAAGCATTGGCCCTTCCCGCCACATCGCGCGTGACGCTCAGCATCCACAGGTTCGCTTCCGCGACCACGGCATTGAACTCTGGGGCGGACAGCTGCACTTCCTCCAGCTTCGCGGACACGGTGCCGAAGTCGCCCTGCTCCGCCGCTTCCACCAGGGCCAGCAAGGTACCGATGTCGCCCTGCTTGTTCAGCAGCGCCTGCTGCGCCGCGTCGCCGATATTCAGTGGCGCCAGCACTTCCTCCAGCGGCATGCCGAACAGCACACCCAGCAGGGAGAACATGCCGACCATGAAAGCCTGTTCCTGATTGTGCTTGTCCAGGCCCGTTTCGCGCGCCAGCAGTTCCATCGAGCGGGCGCGCACGGACACGCGCGCCAGCAGCATGGCCGAACGCACGTCCCCTTCGCGGGCGGCGAACAGCATGAGGTTCAGCCAGCGGCGCAGCTGCTGGCGGCCCAGGATCAGGATGGCCTGGGAGAAGCTGGTCACGCGGCGTCCCGTGCCCATGCCCAGGGAGTTCACGAGCTTCAGCAGGTGATAGGACAGGGTCGGGTCGCGCCGCAGCAGCGCTTCGATTTCATGGGTGTCCGCGTCGTTGCTCACAAGGGCCACCAGCTGCAGGGCCAGGGCGCGCGAGGCGGCCTGGTTGCCGACGGGTTTCGCAGGCGGCGCCAGGGGCCAGTCGCCCTCCACCCAGCTCACATTGGGCGGCAGGTTCTTGTCGAAGGGACTGTCGGCGCGCAGCACCTGCTCGGTGGGCAGCCTGCGCCAGCCGGCCTGCTCCAGCTCCTCGGCCAGCGATTCCGATACCTGCTCGCGGAAATGGCAGGGCAGCTGGGTGGCCAGCTCCGCCAGTTCCTCCGGCAGTTCACAGGCGTCGCTCGCACCGGCAAAGACCAGCCCCGAGGGGATGCCATTGCGGTCGGCGAGCAGTTGCAGAAAGACGGGAGGGGCGGTGTTCAGAGCATTCATTCGGGCATTCCAGGATGGGACAATGATAGACGGTTTTAGCTCTCTAATGGTACTCCGAATCAATTAGCCAGAGTCAACAGATATGTCATGACATTGTCACCAGGAAATTACTTCATTTGTCATTTTCTTGCGCATCCGCAAGTGTTTGGGCGCCAGGCAGATGCTGGCACAGGCAATCGAAGATATCATCGCGCCGCATGCGCTTGATCCACCAGTCCAGGCCCGCCCCTGTTTCGCCGCTGCGCCAGGCGAGGTAGAAGGTCTCGTCCGGCTTCGGCTCCTCCACTTCCTTCTCCACCAGCAGGCCGGCCGCAATGGCGGCGCGGGCGCACTGCTCGGGCAGGAAACCGAATCCCAGTCCTGCCAGCTGGTACTGGTACTTCGCAGCCATGGACGATACGGTCAGCGTATCCTGCCCCAGCAGCAGGCCCACTGTGCGGGGCGGCATGCGCCGGGCGGAGTCGGCGACCACGATGGCGCGGTGATGCTGCAGCTCCGTGCGGCCCAGGGGACGGTCGACCGCCGCCAGTGGATGGCCGGGCGCCACGGCAAACACCCATTTCACGCTGCCGATAGGCTGGGACACATAGCCTCCGCCGGCCGGGCCGTCGCCGGGCGCGCCGACGATGAGGTCCACGCGCCGGTCCAGCAAGGCCTCCCAGGTGCCGGACAGCGCCTCCTGCACAATGCGCAGGCGCGTCTGCTGGGCCACTTCGTAGAAGGCGCGCACATCCGGCTCGAAGGCGGACGCCGAAAACATGGAATCGATGCCCACGGCCAGCTCGGTTTCCCAGCCCGAGGCCACGCGCCGCACACGGTGCTCCAGGTCCTGCGCCGCCTTCAGCAGGTAGCGCCCTTCCTTCAGCAGCTCGCGTCCCGCCCGCGTCAGTTCCACGCGGGGGCCGTTGCGCTCGAAGACCTGCACACCCAGGTCGTCCTCCAGCTTGCCTACAGTGTAGGAAATGGTGGACGGCACGCGGTGCAGCTCCTTGCCCGCGGCGGAGAAGGAACCGCGGCGGTCGATGGCGTCCACGATCTGCAGGGCTTCCAGGCTCAGTCTAAGCATTCGATTTTTTCGACACTAAATGGGTAAATTTTCCGTTTTTTGAAACCGCACGCGCGGCCTATACTTTGATTCATCCAAGGAGAAATCCTTCGAATTCATCGCATATCATATCAAAGGAGCTCGACCATGTTGCAAATTCGTAAAAGTGAAGAACGCGGCGCCGCCAACCACGGCTGGCTGGACTCCCGCCACACCTTTTCCTTCGGCCATTACTTCGATCCGGCGCATACCGGTTTCGGTCCTCTGCTGGTGATCAACGAGGACCGCGTGAAGCCCGGCCAGGGCTTCGGCACCCACGGCCACCGCGACATGGAAATCATCTCCTACGTGCTGGAAGGCGCGCTGGAGCACAAGGACAGCCTGGGCACCGGCTCCGTGCTGCACTACGGCGATGTGCAGCGCATGAGCGCGGGCACCGGCGTGCGGCACAGCGAGTTCAACCACTCGCAGGAGGAAGACGTGCACTTCCTGCAGATCTGGATCCAGCCGAACCAGACCGGGATTCCGCCCAGCTATGAGGAAAAGCACTTTGCGCCCGAGAGCAAGACCGGCAAGCTGCGCCTGATCGCTTCCAGCGACGGCCGCGAGGGTTCGGTGCTGATCCACCAGGATGCCGCCCTCTACGCCAGCATCCTGAACGGGGCCGACGCGGTGGAGCACCGCCTGGAGGCGGGCCGCAGCGCCTATGTGCACGTCGTCCGCGGCAGCCTGAGCGTCAACGGCACGGCGCTGAAGGGCGGCGATGCGGCCAAGATCAGCGGCGAGAGCCTGTTGAAGCTGGACAAGGCCGAAGCCGCCGAGGTTCTGCTCTTCGACCTGCCGTAAGCGGCTGGCCGCGCCCCTCCCTGCTGGCATTGCATCTTTTTGTTATGATGAGGGGCGCGCCCAGCCCGGCGCGCATTTTTACTGTTTGAGAAGAAGAGCACGCAATGCAGCCCCTAGCAGACCTCCCTGCCACCGAAGAACTGGACTACGTCACGTCCTGCGCCCTGCCGACGCCCTGGGCCCAGTTCACGCTGCACGCCTTCGTGGAGCACGCCACCGGCAAGGAGCACCTGGCCATGGTGCTGGGCGATATCGGCGACGGCCAGCCCGTGCTGGCCCGCGTACACAGCGAGTGCCTGACGGGCGACGTGCTGTTCTCCCAGCGCTGCGACTGCGGCGCGCAGCTGGAAGGCGCGCTGCAGCGCATCGCCCAGGAAGGCCGCGGCGTGCTGCTCTATCTGCGCCAGGAAGGCCGCGGCATTGGCCTGATCAACAAGATGCGCGCCTACCGCCTGCAGGAAGCGGGCGCGGACACGGTGCAGGCCAACGAGCAGCTGGGCTTCAAGCCCGACCAGCGCAGCTACGGCCTGGTGGCTCCCATGCTGCAGCAGTTCGGCGTGCGCTCGCTGAAGCTCATGACGAACAACCCGCGCAAGATCGCGGCGATGGAAAAGCTGGGCATCGCGGTGGCCGAGCGCGTGCCCCTGCTCGTGAACCGCAACAAGTTCAACCAGCACTACCTGAACACCAAGGCCGCCAAGCTGGGCCATATGATGCACCCGATTACCGCCACCGCTACCGGGGACGGCGAACAGTAGGGTACACTGCACCTGACTCAACCAGGTGTGTATTGCATGAAATTCAACAAGCTTGCCCTAGCGTTGACCTTGGCCTGGGGCTCCACCGCTTTCGCGGCGCCGTCCCAGTCCCGTCCTGCTCCCGCTGCGCAGCCCGCCCCTCCTGCCACCCAGGAGGAAGCCGTGGCGCTGCCGACGCCTTCCAGCGCCGCGCAGAAGCTCTACATGAACGCCAAGAAGGATCTGCTGCAGGTGCGCTCGCTGCTGAAAAGCGGCCGCACGCAGTCCTCCGTCGGTTCCGGCTTCCTGGTGGGCACCTCCAACCTGGTGCTGACCAATTACCACGTGGTGTCCCAGTTCGCCCTCGATCCCGAAACCTATACGGGCGAATGGGTGGACACGGCGGGCCAGCGCGGCAACATCGAACTGCTGGCCGTGGACGTGCTGCACGACCTGGCCGTGGTGCGCGTGAACCGCTACGGCACAGGCGTGTTCAAGGTGCCTGAGCGCGAAGTGCGCCTGTCGCAGGGCCAGTACCTCTACTCGCTGGGCAATCCCCTGGACCTGGGCTTCGCCATCTCGGAAGGCTCGTACAACGGCGTGATCACGCGCAGCTTCTACGAGCAGCTGATGTTCACGGGCCCCATCAATTCCGGCATGAGCGGCGGCCCAAGCGTGACGGCCGATGGCGAAGTGGTGGGCGTGAACGTGTCCAAGCGCCTGGACGGGGAGCTGGTGAGCTTCCTCGTGCCGATCCGCTATGCGCAGGAACTGCTGAAGCGCGTGCCGTCAGACGCCCAGCCGCCCCACGACTTCACCACCATCGTTACGCAGCAGCTGCTCGCGCACCAGCGCGCCATGGTGGACCAGCTGCTGGCCGGGCCCCTGAGCACCAAGCAGATGGGCCCCTACCAGGTGCCCGTGCGCGAGAACGAGCAGATGCGCTGCTGGGGACGCGCCAACGTCAAAGGCGAAAAGGCCTTCGCCGTCGACAACACCAACTGCTCGATGGAGTCGGCGATCTTCGTCTCCGGCTCCATGCAGACCGGCCAGGTCGCCATCCGCCACCAGTTCATGCGCAGCACGGGCCTCGATCCGATCCGCTTCGCCCAGCTCTCCAGCATGTCGTTCAAGAACGAGTCCTTCGGCAGCTACAAGGACAGCCGCATGACGCCGCCGAACTGCACCGAGCAGTTCGTGAAGAACAAGAGCATGCCGATGCGCGCCGTGATGTGCGTGCGCGCCTACCGCAAATTCCCGGGCCTCTACGATTTCTCGCTGCTCACCGCCAGCACCGACGACAGCCTGATGAACCTGCAAAGCCGCCTGGATGCGCGTGGCGTGTCCTATGAAAACGGCATGCGGGCTGCGCGCGCGTTCATGGAATCCCTGGCGCGCGAGGGCGGCAAATGAAGGCGCCTTACTTCATCGAACTGCTGGCCCGCAATGGCGATGTGCTGCACCGCGTGCGCGCGGAATCGCTGCCCGTCACCATTGGCCGGGCCTACGACAACGACATCATCCTGGACGACGCGCACACGGCGCCCCGCCACGCGGTGGTGGAAGCCGACGGCGAAGGCGGCCTGGTGCTGCGCGACCTGGGCAGCCAGAACGGCATCATCCATCACGGCAAGCGCCACGCCAGCGTCGCCCTCTCGGGCAGCACTGTGGTACGCCTCGGGCATACGAGGCTGCGCATCCGCAGCGCGGACTTCCCTGTGCCGCAGGAAGTCACGGACACCACCATGCACGCCTGGGAAGGCGGCGCGCCCGCCGTGGCGGGCCTGGCGCTGATCGCCCTGTTCATCGGCGTGGAAGAGGCCATGTCGGATACCGAGTCCTTCGAGGCCATCCGCTACCTGCTGACGATCGCTTCCGGGCTCGCTGCAGGCCTGCTGTGGAGCGCCGTCTGGGCCGTCGCCAATCGCCTGTTCGGCGGCCACGCGCGGCTGGGGCGCCACCTCTTCATCCTCGGCGCGGGCCTGATCGTGATCGGCGGCTGGAAGGTATTCAGTACCGTGCTGGCCTATGCGTGGTCGGCCGAAGTGTTCACGCGCTACGGCAATCACGTGACGCTATTGATAGCCTGCGGCATGGTGTTCTTCCACTTGCGGACGATACGGCCGCATCATCCTCCGCGCAGGCTGCTCGCCACTTGCGGCGTGTTCATGGCGCTGGGCTCCGGCCTCGTTTTGATGAGCAACCTGCAGACGACGGGCCGCCTCTCGGACGAACTCTATATGTCCGTGCTGCTGCCGCCGTCGC encodes:
- the ribA gene encoding GTP cyclohydrolase II gives rise to the protein MQPLADLPATEELDYVTSCALPTPWAQFTLHAFVEHATGKEHLAMVLGDIGDGQPVLARVHSECLTGDVLFSQRCDCGAQLEGALQRIAQEGRGVLLYLRQEGRGIGLINKMRAYRLQEAGADTVQANEQLGFKPDQRSYGLVAPMLQQFGVRSLKLMTNNPRKIAAMEKLGIAVAERVPLLVNRNKFNQHYLNTKAAKLGHMMHPITATATGDGEQ
- a CDS encoding LysR substrate-binding domain-containing protein, producing MLRLSLEALQIVDAIDRRGSFSAAGKELHRVPSTISYTVGKLEDDLGVQVFERNGPRVELTRAGRELLKEGRYLLKAAQDLEHRVRRVASGWETELAVGIDSMFSASAFEPDVRAFYEVAQQTRLRIVQEALSGTWEALLDRRVDLIVGAPGDGPAGGGYVSQPIGSVKWVFAVAPGHPLAAVDRPLGRTELQHHRAIVVADSARRMPPRTVGLLLGQDTLTVSSMAAKYQYQLAGLGFGFLPEQCARAAIAAGLLVEKEVEEPKPDETFYLAWRSGETGAGLDWWIKRMRRDDIFDCLCQHLPGAQTLADAQENDK
- a CDS encoding DUF3820 family protein, with the translated sequence MSSEALALLLVREMPYGKYKGRKLADLPGHYLGWMAREGFPKGELGALLALMYELDHNNLRPLLAPLKR
- a CDS encoding glutathione S-transferase N-terminal domain-containing protein, coding for MIDLYYAPTPNGQKLRVYLEEAGLPYRLRTLSLSKGEQHTPEFLRISPNGKIPALVDNAPIGGGEPLSMFESGAMLLYLAEKCGYGLPWQARARSEALQWLFWQMAGLGPMAGQAGYFRVYASEEVPFAINRYTRETARLYGVLDRQLEGREFIAGEYSIADMACYPWIVPHAPHGQVLADFPNLRRWFETIAARPAVQRAYEGVACVYSRPGQPVKAVA
- a CDS encoding EAL and HDOD domain-containing protein — its product is MNALNTAPPVFLQLLADRNGIPSGLVFAGASDACELPEELAELATQLPCHFREQVSESLAEELEQAGWRRLPTEQVLRADSPFDKNLPPNVSWVEGDWPLAPPAKPVGNQAASRALALQLVALVSNDADTHEIEALLRRDPTLSYHLLKLVNSLGMGTGRRVTSFSQAILILGRQQLRRWLNLMLFAAREGDVRSAMLLARVSVRARSMELLARETGLDKHNQEQAFMVGMFSLLGVLFGMPLEEVLAPLNIGDAAQQALLNKQGDIGTLLALVEAAEQGDFGTVSAKLEEVQLSAPEFNAVVAEANLWMLSVTRDVAGRANA
- a CDS encoding putative bifunctional diguanylate cyclase/phosphodiesterase — its product is MRALPAPGAADAAPQAELELDLAGYVTSWNRGAESLFGYTAQEAIGQHILFLYTDDDEEGNIAELFVDDGSEGTEVRRRKKSGDVIWVKLALSLMHDESHEPLGMLVKLRQVNEALTQQEKVNLHARIIEDSDQGVLITDSSERIVSINGAFTRITGYTMAEAIGQTPDLLRSGVHDAEFRAKVRGAMKGAGPWRGEIIGKRKNGELFPQSVTISVVRDEAGNITHTFSLFSDISVHKDAEARMQRMANYDSLTGLPNQGLLLQLLGQAMAEARRAQAHGALVVVEVARLGAISDTLGHEVGNAVMVEIGRMFRLKLREGDILARLDGSKFAIALPQIEKREHAALVARKLVDALSAPIVIGNHSLQVGANVGIAVYPEDAQDAASLLRGAEVATAKAGQGMDAALLFYSEEMNQRAKEHLRIESELRDALANNELLLYYQPKVSLRSGRIVGAEALLRWRHPVRGLVSPGVFIPVAEETGLILDLGNWVVEEACRQIRAWKDANLIMPPIAVNLSARQFDRTLPERMAEVLERHQVHPEQIMLEITESLLVRGAETVIAIMNELVAMGLALALDDFGTGYSSLAYLKKFPISTLKIDRAFVVGLPYEENDCAIARAIVTMAQQLRQEIVAEGVETVEQMAFLRELGCDQLQGYLFSQPVAAADFERMLREGKRLAFGSR
- a CDS encoding KGG domain-containing protein; its protein translation is MASSNQGGNQGNRGGNKQSGQGGNNQSGDTSNRGFASMDPERQREIASEGGKAAHASGNAHEFTSEEARRAGSMSHKNDGNRQSDSDSGNRGSSGGGNSAGSGGGTRGGTPEQHAQAGRQSHKNDDKR
- a CDS encoding MFS transporter, with translation MPIALLALTISAFAIGTTEFVIVGLIPTIANDLAVSLPSAGLLVSLYAMGVAVGAPVLTALTGKMPRKLLLLSLMVLFTAGNLLAWQAPGYESLIAARILTGLAHGVFFSIGSTIATSLVPKEKAASAIAIMFTGLTVALVTGVPLGTFIGQHFGWRQTFLAVSALGVIAFIGSLLFVPSNIHHSKPASLMQQVKVLAQPRLLLVYAMTAVGYGGSFIAFTYLAPILERVSGFSANAVGLVMLVYGVSVAVGNIWGGKLADRRGPIGALKIIFLGLAAVLLALTFTAPNQWLVLATVLLWGAVAFGNVAGLQVYVVQQAEHFTPRAVDVASGLNIAAFNLGIAGGAWGGGHIVEHLGLVHTGWIGALVVLGAFGLTALSGRLDRLNPRAAAAAPRTVRVAAH
- a CDS encoding pirin family protein — protein: MLQIRKSEERGAANHGWLDSRHTFSFGHYFDPAHTGFGPLLVINEDRVKPGQGFGTHGHRDMEIISYVLEGALEHKDSLGTGSVLHYGDVQRMSAGTGVRHSEFNHSQEEDVHFLQIWIQPNQTGIPPSYEEKHFAPESKTGKLRLIASSDGREGSVLIHQDAALYASILNGADAVEHRLEAGRSAYVHVVRGSLSVNGTALKGGDAAKISGESLLKLDKAEAAEVLLFDLP
- a CDS encoding DMT family transporter translates to MKRSDMMQLVLVAAIWGASYLFIRVAAPAFGPWAMAGLRAVLASLMLLPLVLWRGLLPDLRRYWKGVALVGVTNAALPFLLFNYAALHISAGLSSILSSTTPLFAALIAALWLGESLGRQRIVGLAIGFGGVFMLVAGKLHMQSDAFATLMAALACLCATLLYGFTGNFTKRYLSGAQPMTIAAGSQFFAAVLLAPGTVIGWPSDAPSWQGWGALLALAALCTTFAYVLFYGLITRLGASRAMSALFLIPAFGVLWGTLFLHEEFTLRMGVSCVVILCGCALTTGVVSLPQFVRRPMQKPL